In Leptospira langatensis, a single window of DNA contains:
- a CDS encoding response regulator transcription factor, giving the protein MNKVRIAIVEDNLGFARSCADSLLGMEEVDKAEIFPSVEEFSKAGAKQFDLVFLDIILPGKSGIDFLREQKALEDIPKYVMVTTVDSDDALFQAMQAGAVGFVLKKDLKDITEVTRIVLQEGGILSPGLAARVISFFRKPLRKETETLTPREREILHQIVNGAKTREIAEHFGTKEGTVRIQIKSIFKKLQVNSRVDLVRKFSGP; this is encoded by the coding sequence ATGAATAAGGTTCGAATTGCTATTGTAGAGGATAATCTTGGATTCGCTCGGTCTTGTGCGGATTCCTTACTTGGAATGGAGGAGGTGGACAAAGCGGAAATCTTCCCTTCTGTGGAGGAGTTTTCGAAAGCAGGCGCAAAGCAGTTCGATCTGGTATTCTTGGACATTATTCTTCCTGGCAAATCAGGTATAGATTTCTTAAGGGAACAGAAAGCATTAGAAGATATTCCTAAATACGTCATGGTAACCACAGTCGATTCGGACGATGCGTTATTCCAAGCGATGCAAGCCGGAGCAGTAGGCTTCGTGTTAAAAAAGGACTTAAAGGATATTACGGAAGTCACTCGGATCGTTCTCCAAGAGGGAGGCATTCTTTCTCCAGGACTTGCTGCGAGGGTCATTTCCTTCTTCAGAAAACCTTTAAGAAAAGAGACGGAAACTCTCACTCCTAGAGAAAGAGAGATACTTCATCAGATCGTAAACGGAGCCAAGACTAGGGAAATTGCAGAGCATTTCGGAACGAAAGAAGGAACGGTCCGCATCCAGATCAAAAGTATTTTCAAAAAACTGCAAGTGAACTCCAGGGTAGATTTGGTCCGAAAATTTTCGGGTCCATGA
- a CDS encoding lysophospholipid acyltransferase family protein — protein sequence MNIRFRAWIATQFLRLIYLTIRWEKIDLPESSKQYLDQEKGMLLALWHNQIPNIIDFTYKFFILKCKKTVIPMASQSKDGELVTRVIANFGMIPKRGSSRKGGATALKALIQDARNGNVSLITPDGPTGPVYQLKPGIIQLASMTGYPILSYYGKYDRYWIIPSWDHTFLPKPFSKVTFFISEPFYVPKLKGEEEIEIWRKKFEAFMLAQIGLTEQEAENVRKEVREATEAKRKDREDRK from the coding sequence TTGAATATTCGGTTCCGTGCTTGGATAGCTACTCAGTTCCTAAGACTGATCTATCTCACGATCCGCTGGGAGAAGATCGATCTTCCCGAAAGCTCCAAACAATATCTGGACCAAGAGAAGGGAATGCTCTTAGCTCTTTGGCATAACCAGATCCCGAATATAATAGATTTCACATATAAGTTCTTTATTCTGAAATGCAAGAAGACTGTGATCCCAATGGCCTCTCAGTCCAAGGATGGAGAGTTAGTGACCAGAGTGATCGCTAATTTTGGAATGATACCTAAAAGAGGTTCCAGTCGGAAAGGAGGAGCAACGGCTCTCAAGGCCCTCATACAAGATGCGAGAAACGGGAACGTAAGCCTCATCACTCCGGACGGCCCCACTGGTCCGGTATATCAGTTAAAACCCGGGATCATTCAGCTAGCTTCTATGACCGGTTATCCTATTCTTTCCTATTATGGAAAGTACGACAGATACTGGATCATTCCAAGTTGGGACCACACCTTTTTACCCAAACCTTTTTCTAAGGTTACCTTTTTTATCTCCGAACCCTTCTACGTTCCTAAATTAAAGGGAGAAGAGGAAATAGAAATATGGAGAAAGAAATTCGAAGCCTTTATGCTGGCTCAGATCGGACTCACCGAACAAGAAGCGGAGAACGTAAGAAAGGAAGTGCGAGAAGCCACAGAGGCAAAAAGAAAAGATAGAGAAGATCGAAAGTAG
- the ppk1 gene encoding polyphosphate kinase 1, translating into MAQKTKSGETGTHANGGNGTKGPIHIGNPDIFFDRELSWVDFNKRVLEEARDPENPLLERLKFLCITETNLDEFYMVRVAGLRNILAEGNDEKSLNGQRASEILTELSDKVRGFVHEQYEILNLTLTQMKENGIELILNPLELNQDDIEDIRQYYKDDVSPILTPLSIDPSHPFPHILNKSLNLAILLSTDDEKTGLKKDLFAVVQVPSVLPRFMQLKGDGKVRRFFPLEEIIKLHVSNLFYGMTVREIHPFRILRDADISIDEEASVKDLLITMKKEIRNRIWGDAVRMDIYEGTSPFVRNTLKELMELQDHEIFEVSSLLNLSDIMYFYGLEHTSKFKYPFFQQKATLKFESSEKIFEAIKKKDRLLHHPYQSFAPIEDLLRISSEDPKVLGIKMTLYRTSGDSPIIQYLGQAAENGKQVTVLVELKARFDEERNIKWAQKLEERGVHVVYGVAGLKIHCKMLLIVRREEEHLIRYVHLGTGNYNSTTSKYYTDLSFFTVNKEITEDVATIFNTITSYAKMPYLNKLAASPHNLKSVFLTLIEKETENAKAGKPARIIFKMNSLVDPHIILAMYNASRAGVIIELIIRGICCLKPGLPGISENITVISIVGRFLEHTRIYYFLSDGEESIFLASADCMPRNFERRIEVLFPILEAKNKDRIKKILDVQIRDNVKARLLSSDGIYRKRERVEGEKPVDSQIERMNFVE; encoded by the coding sequence GTGGCTCAAAAGACTAAATCCGGCGAAACTGGGACTCATGCCAACGGGGGGAACGGAACCAAGGGTCCGATCCATATTGGAAACCCGGATATATTCTTCGATCGGGAACTCTCCTGGGTGGACTTCAATAAAAGAGTATTGGAAGAGGCTAGAGATCCTGAAAATCCTCTCTTAGAAAGATTAAAATTCCTCTGCATCACCGAAACCAACCTAGACGAGTTCTATATGGTGAGAGTCGCAGGCCTTCGGAATATTTTAGCAGAAGGAAACGACGAAAAAAGTTTAAACGGCCAAAGGGCATCCGAGATACTTACGGAACTTTCCGATAAAGTCAGGGGCTTTGTACACGAACAGTATGAGATACTGAACTTAACTTTGACTCAAATGAAAGAGAATGGGATCGAACTCATTTTGAACCCTCTCGAATTGAATCAGGACGATATCGAAGACATCAGACAGTATTATAAGGATGATGTTTCTCCGATCTTAACTCCTCTTTCCATAGATCCTTCTCATCCATTCCCACATATATTGAATAAATCCCTAAACCTAGCCATCTTATTGTCTACGGACGATGAGAAGACGGGTTTGAAAAAAGACCTATTCGCAGTGGTGCAAGTGCCTTCTGTTCTTCCTAGATTCATGCAATTGAAGGGCGATGGAAAGGTACGAAGATTCTTTCCTTTAGAAGAGATCATCAAACTACACGTTAGCAATTTATTCTATGGAATGACCGTTAGAGAGATCCATCCGTTCCGGATCCTCCGGGACGCTGATATCTCTATAGACGAAGAGGCGTCCGTAAAAGACCTTCTCATCACGATGAAGAAGGAGATCCGGAACCGTATCTGGGGAGACGCGGTCCGAATGGACATTTACGAAGGAACTTCTCCCTTTGTCCGGAACACTCTCAAGGAATTGATGGAACTCCAGGACCATGAGATATTCGAGGTATCTTCTTTATTAAATTTAAGTGATATTATGTACTTTTACGGTTTGGAACATACTTCCAAATTCAAGTATCCCTTCTTCCAACAAAAGGCTACTTTAAAATTTGAGTCTTCCGAAAAGATCTTCGAAGCGATCAAGAAGAAGGATCGTTTACTGCATCACCCGTACCAATCCTTCGCACCCATCGAGGATCTACTTCGTATTTCCAGCGAAGATCCGAAAGTACTTGGGATCAAGATGACCTTGTATCGCACGAGCGGGGATTCTCCGATCATTCAGTATCTAGGCCAGGCCGCAGAAAACGGGAAACAGGTGACCGTACTCGTAGAATTGAAAGCAAGATTTGACGAGGAAAGAAATATCAAATGGGCCCAAAAACTGGAAGAAAGAGGGGTCCACGTTGTATACGGAGTCGCCGGCCTAAAGATCCACTGCAAGATGCTCCTAATCGTCCGAAGAGAAGAAGAACATCTAATACGTTATGTGCACTTGGGAACCGGGAACTATAACTCCACTACGAGTAAATATTATACGGATCTTAGCTTCTTCACAGTAAACAAGGAGATCACAGAAGATGTAGCTACCATCTTCAATACGATCACAAGCTATGCAAAAATGCCTTACTTGAATAAGTTGGCTGCTTCTCCGCATAATTTGAAATCCGTCTTCTTGACCCTGATCGAAAAGGAAACGGAAAACGCGAAAGCCGGTAAACCGGCTCGGATCATCTTCAAGATGAATAGCTTAGTGGATCCCCATATCATTCTCGCAATGTATAACGCAAGTAGAGCAGGAGTGATCATCGAACTGATTATCCGCGGTATCTGCTGTTTGAAACCGGGATTACCTGGGATCTCCGAAAATATCACAGTGATCTCCATCGTAGGAAGATTCTTAGAGCACACTCGTATCTATTATTTCCTTTCCGATGGAGAAGAAAGTATCTTCCTTGCATCCGCGGATTGTATGCCCCGGAATTTCGAGAGAAGGATCGAAGTATTATTCCCCATATTGGAAGCTAAGAACAAGGATAGGATCAAAAAGATCTTAGACGTTCAGATCAGAGATAACGTGAAGGCTAGACTGCTCTCTTCCGACGGCATCTACCGCAAGAGAGAAAGAGTAGAGGGTGAGAAACCCGTCGATAGCCAGATCGAGAGAATGAATTTCGTAGAGTAA
- a CDS encoding FAD-binding oxidoreductase: MSIAQDKKDVLIKVLGEDRVFFRGEDKMDRATFLSFGTDRTKVYPPDYEILTFPKNTKEVSAIVKFAFENDLKVVPSGGRTGYAGGAVAKAGEIVVSLSKMDQVLDFDPFFGSLTVQAGMITKNLHTEAEERGFYFPVDFAATGSSHIGGNIATNAGGVRVVHYGLIRQWVLGLKVVTGTGEILEFNGEILKNNTGYDLKHLFIGSEGTLGIITECTLKLTKKPLDNRILFTAVPDFPSILELFKETHNMSVPILAFEFLTQYCLGKVMDHLHVPDPFSEPSPYYVLMEFEIAEPEDEEKLFSFLETILEKGFVTDGSLAQNSRQAETFWKYREGISESISMDYTVHKNDISLPLRNMNPFLNDMEALLSSKYPGFEIALFGHIGDGNLHLNIVKPQGLSDADFFSQCKKVDPSMFELLQKHHGSISAEHGIGLLKKDFLHFSRSQAEIDVMRMIKKALDPKNILNPGKILP; this comes from the coding sequence ATGAGCATTGCCCAAGATAAAAAAGACGTACTGATCAAGGTTTTAGGAGAGGACAGGGTTTTCTTCAGAGGCGAGGACAAGATGGACCGAGCCACCTTTCTCTCTTTCGGGACCGATAGGACCAAGGTCTATCCTCCCGATTATGAAATTCTAACATTCCCCAAAAACACGAAAGAAGTCTCGGCGATCGTTAAGTTCGCCTTCGAGAACGACTTAAAAGTAGTTCCTTCGGGCGGAAGAACAGGTTACGCAGGTGGAGCAGTCGCAAAGGCGGGAGAGATCGTAGTCTCTCTTTCCAAGATGGACCAGGTACTGGACTTCGATCCATTCTTCGGATCCCTTACCGTCCAAGCAGGAATGATCACTAAGAACCTTCATACGGAAGCAGAAGAAAGAGGGTTTTATTTTCCTGTGGATTTTGCAGCCACAGGCTCTTCGCATATTGGCGGAAATATAGCGACTAACGCAGGAGGGGTTCGGGTAGTTCATTACGGACTCATCCGTCAGTGGGTGCTTGGCCTAAAGGTAGTTACCGGGACCGGAGAGATCCTGGAATTCAACGGAGAGATCCTGAAGAACAATACAGGTTACGATCTGAAGCATTTATTCATAGGCTCTGAAGGGACCCTAGGGATCATCACAGAATGTACCCTCAAATTGACCAAGAAGCCCCTGGACAATCGTATCCTATTCACGGCAGTTCCGGACTTCCCCTCTATATTAGAATTATTTAAAGAAACTCATAATATGTCTGTTCCCATCCTGGCATTCGAGTTTTTGACCCAGTATTGCTTGGGAAAGGTAATGGACCATCTTCATGTTCCGGATCCGTTCTCCGAGCCTAGCCCATATTATGTTTTAATGGAATTCGAGATCGCGGAACCCGAAGACGAAGAGAAACTATTCTCCTTTTTGGAAACCATTCTAGAAAAAGGTTTCGTGACCGACGGAAGTCTTGCCCAAAACTCCAGACAGGCAGAGACATTCTGGAAGTATAGAGAAGGGATCAGCGAATCCATTTCCATGGACTATACGGTCCACAAAAACGATATTTCCCTTCCTCTTAGGAATATGAACCCTTTCTTGAACGACATGGAAGCATTGCTTTCTTCCAAGTATCCAGGGTTTGAGATCGCTCTATTCGGCCATATTGGGGATGGAAACCTTCACTTGAATATAGTAAAGCCTCAGGGACTCTCGGATGCTGACTTCTTCTCTCAATGCAAGAAGGTAGATCCTTCCATGTTTGAACTATTACAAAAACATCATGGATCCATCAGCGCGGAACATGGTATCGGTCTCCTAAAAAAGGACTTCTTACATTTCTCCAGATCACAAGCGGAGATAGACGTAATGCGTATGATCAAGAAGGCATTGGATCCCAAAAATATACTGAACCCAGGAAAAATCCTGCCGTAA
- a CDS encoding transmembrane 220 family protein, whose product MIPFFTDSLRIATVLAWLVLAGLQYREPDSRVWILAYLTVSLLFATEWFLFFRDTGRRILIAGLGKSIAIGYFIWAMYIYLDDPRPNLESRIFRESMGLIVSAIWLFLLPVFQRSEEA is encoded by the coding sequence ATGATCCCTTTCTTCACGGATTCGCTTCGGATCGCTACTGTATTAGCATGGCTTGTACTTGCCGGATTGCAGTATAGAGAACCGGATTCTAGGGTTTGGATCCTGGCCTATCTCACAGTCAGCTTGCTGTTCGCAACGGAATGGTTCTTATTCTTTAGAGATACCGGAAGAAGGATACTCATCGCAGGACTTGGCAAATCGATCGCAATCGGATATTTTATTTGGGCGATGTACATCTATTTGGACGATCCAAGGCCGAACCTGGAATCTAGGATCTTTAGGGAGAGCATGGGATTGATCGTTTCCGCAATCTGGCTTTTCCTTTTGCCGGTATTCCAAAGGAGTGAAGAGGCTTGA